Below is a window of Ischnura elegans chromosome 1, ioIscEleg1.1, whole genome shotgun sequence DNA.
ACTCATCCAATAAAACCTGGCCCTGGTAGGCTGGTGTCTTTTAAGTACGCAAGGTTGGTAATGCCCTCAATGCCTTTATCATGCAAGTTCCTTACAAGTACTTATCAGGAGAAtccaagaaaaaggaaaaataaagtgGCAGCAATGAATGTACAGATGTGAAATGTTTAGACAATCATAGGGGGATGAAAGCtataaaacataaaaaggaagaatagattTGCTGGGACTGGGTATGGTGAGTTGAAAGGTTAATGGAAACTAATACAGTAATGGGTAAAGGATGATGCaattaaggtctgttcactttatctttgcgggtgagctggtgtggcttaaccgagttggggtgagaggagggaaagtttatctacacgtgactttccctctcccaatcagcagacagtaggcgtggcctagcactttggaatttcagtcgctctcagacctccgttgtgtcaacttcgtgaatctgctagctgtgttgccaaatctcgcgcgttctcttggtgctcttcgattcttccatttaaatccaacttataacttactgttccttattcttccacttcaatccttttccatcgcctttccagaaatgttttattcaccttttgcattcccatcagcaccgactccctccctccacctattccctctcagtacttttccgatccctttattaccaaaccctaacccttttcctcaactccgtatttacttttgggtattacaacctatatagttttgtatacctctgatttaaaagagtaacatccgagcgtgtttattgaaggctccgaaagtgactccgaaacttaagacactgacgggagggaggacgaggaggttgatttattagccacaccactccagcaataagttacaaaataaattatttaataaaatacccgtcgtgctacttttctccattctttttgcatcctcatcctcacgaattcccttgcaatccccgtttatcagaatgttacgcttaggtatgcctttcaccagcggtctcgcatttagcggacaatatcctggcttctgagatgggattatcctcaatcccctctaaataagtagctatacattgtatgcattgtttcgccgccgggcccaaaatatctgtggccacatatgagtcacaccttttcagtgggacactagggcgcctgtgtacatttggcaacattaaggtcgctcctgctctctctctctctctcggtactaccccttccccttcagcgaggcccctcccccctcagcgaggccctccgatagtgtccgggatctcacgaaagcttacccgcagagataaaatgaacagataatagttGTAAAGATGATAAGGAAGGTGagcaaatagatatttttatcatatttaaatgagacatttttaTCAGAAACTGGGTAAGAGATGACTATCCCTTACAATGTTGTCACCCGACTTTGAAAACCAATCTCAAGGCCACTAATTCAATTTTAAAACGAAGTACAAATTGAAGCTCTTTAATTTCTATGTTTACTGATGGCATGCAATCTCTTTTGATGTTAATAACTACTTCATTATGTGCTCAGACAGAATTTTAGCACATTTTTCTGGTTGTTGCATGGATGCATCAcgtttatcatttattattaagaaaaaagactggaggcattcaagatttTACTTTAAAGAATTTTGTATAAATgtagaagataaaatggaaggtAATAcataaatagaaacaaaaaattaaatagacatggtgggtgagaagaagAAATTTCGAGAGGAGACAGAGCGCTTGCATGGAGTAAGAACTTATCAGGAAGGGGAAGCTAAAAATATGTTTTGGTGGAAATAAAGTTAGATATGGGAGGaagtgggagaaaaaaaattagattgaTTTGATCAGATTGAAGAAGATTAGAGTGAGAGATTGAAAATTAGATGATTAGATTAGGCATTGAAAGGGGCCTTACTGTGAACTAAAGAGGGAAGTTCCATTTGGGTGGTAGGCAGGCCACGGTGATTAGCAGAATGCTCCATGTAAATCAAACTTCATCACTAGAATTTCTTTCATTATAATGAGTTAGTAATATTGTGTATTCATTTGAGTTCATTGGATACATAACATAGAACAAGAGCATCCTTAAATATGAGTAATTTAAATGAAGAACAAGACACAGTACCAGGGGCGGCACATGCATAATAGCATGATAGCAACTGCACatccaaagatgaataaattataaaagaaaactatgtattccttcgaaaatagaaagataaaaatcctgtccacacacagatgggatatgaagctccaaacgctACTGCTATCTCCTGTTGAATTCACcactctacaagtgtgcgatcccgtggcatcgcacTGGCCATGTAATGGGTCTACGTGATCACTTGTGGGTGCTCGGGCGGGATAAGGAAAGCGGGGGGTCATGTCATGTTTAAATGGGTGCTTAGAGCAGACTCAACTCGGCACGAGTGTGCACGCCCATCGCccatatttggtgagtaactcgcaggtagtgtagtggtgtagatGCCACCTGCACTCAGATTTTATAGTCCATCGATGCATTCAGTGCCActtagcagcattcatttgaacttaatgccctttttcatcaccatttatcttctctaatgcacaccctggatatataacTGCCAGCCGCCACTGCACAGTACTCATGATAATGCTATGACAGCAGAAAATAGAAATCTTACAAGGTATAAATCAAAAGCAAAGGTGATACATAATTATATGGGTGTGGACCCCCTTGGGCTCTTTTCATTCTTCATCTGTGACTGACCCATGTGTAAGTTGCTGAATATCATTTTTGTCCACGCCTCCTTAGTTCCtctaccaataataataataatatcaaatgaaaatcatATGTGTAGTCAAAATCACTCTTTTGGCATTTCTGTTTTGAATCACCAAACTTTAATTCACATACCAAACTTTACTTGAATTTTACATGCCATTATAACAGGAACACACTCCGGTTATTAAACTAgtgtattgaataaaataaaaatggcttaCCGATAAATAGTTCCTTGTATTTTTGATGGGTTTTGGTTCAAAAAAATGCATAGGTAGAGTGGGATTCATTGACTTTGCACGTTTcacatcatattttttcattttgaaaactgcAATGTCACACAAGACCCAAAGTTTctaaagaagaaaggaaattttaaggcattaattacaagaaaaataaatacaaaaactcAATTGCACccatcagtggcgtagcaagggggagATCCAGGCGGTCCAGATcacctcctctcccccccccccccccccacaaataTAAGAACACAATTGCTTTCCTCCActaaaaaaatacagtgaaatctGCCTTTAGAGgaacctgagttaagcggaaatCTGTCTTATCTGGAAAATTTTGCTGGTCCTGGTGGTCACAATTgggttttacgtgcattggtgccctctgttaaacggaaactgtcaaatGCGGAAATGGAATCGATTCCCgggcacgtgtttcttggttaagcggaattgcaaaaaaaaattccatggacaatttttaccgtaaggaaataaaatcctaaaatgttttgtaaaaccctctccatagaaaataatccaaTAGAACCAGCTAAATGACGTACGTTCACTATGGtctacgtcattattgactgACATCACATCGCAGGAGGGACTCAGGACAATATTGCATCAACCTTGACCATAACACTTCCGTGTCTCCCTAAACCTAGTGTTAATCCTCCTCCAGTGCCTAATGTCCCTCGTCCCTAATGTAAAGTGCAGTGAGTTTCGTTTCACGTACATTGTATCAAATGCTCCACAATACTtcacccctcttccctcccgccACCACCTTTCTTAACCATTCTGCCAACCCATGCTTGCACACTTACCTCCCCTCCAACTCGTAGAACCCTCTCTCTACATACACAAGCATTTTGTGCATCCTTGCTCGCAACCGAATAAGAAGGAATCATTCTCCTACGTGCTGCCGACAGGGTAAGAATACAACTCAGAACACTAAGAATAAAGGGAACTACTGATTGATTTCCGCCATGCCACGAAACGtattaatgctgaaatataaacTGGACTTGATCGAGTGCTTTGAACGAGAAAAGCTCTCCATGAAGCAGATACAAGAGAAGTTTAAGTGTTGAAAGAGGTAGgttctaagaaacatatttcttcttttcccatgccacaatagtttgcaatacgacacaccataaaataattgttgtttccgtcgattattttaggcctttgtttacattcaaagaggaaaacaccTCTTtatgaatatgaagaaataaacgaattAGTTTGGGAATGGTTTTTGCAAGCAAGATCGAGGAATATTCCAATGTCAGGTTCAATAGTCCAAGAAAAGGCCAAGGAATTTGCagtttttttaggaaaattggattttaaggccCCCAATGGATGGCTAGAGAGCTTCAGAGCAAGACACAATGTTGTTTGGAACAGTGTTGTTGGCGAGTCAAATGACGTTGACATGGAAACCGTAGAGGAGTGGAAATGTatggttcaagtaaaaattaaagactatCAACCATGTCATATCTACAACGGGGATGAAACCGGAATGCATTTTAGGGCTCTGCCGTCTAAAACATTGTGCGTAAAAGGAGAAAACTGCAAGGGTTTGTATGCATTTCCGAGTTCTATTTCTAGAAATTAGGGTAAAAATTCACACAATGATGTTATATTTACACTTATTCTTTATTCTGTAGGAGGGAAGCACTCGAAGGAGCGTTTGACAattttcatttgtgggaatatGGCAGGGGAGCTCCTAAAGCCTCTTGTCATCGGGAAATCAGCTCGACCACGATGCttcaaaaacgttgaaattgagaagctacCGGTCAAATGGAGACATAATAAAAAAGCGTGGAACACGGCTTCAATCATGGAagagtggcttaaaagtttcaatgccgaaatgaaggggaaaaataggaaagtcatACGTTTCCTTGACAATGCAACCTGTCACCCTAAAATTCACCTAGCGAATATGGAGCTAGCCTGGTTTCCGGCAAACACAACAAGCATCACTCAGCCAATGGATCAGGGAGTAATTACATATATAGCTGAAGGCACAATATAGGCAGTACATGATGCGATCATTATTAGCTGCTGCAGATACTGCGAATTCAGTATTGgaggtgataaaaaaaatatcagtgctggatgccattaattggattaatttggcagtgaaagatattaaaacatcaactaTTAAACAATGTTTCGCCAAAGCTGGAATTCTGCCATAACTGATCCCGAGAAAGGTAAGGGAAATAATTTACATCCTAATGTATCACCAATGTAAATGCATATGTATGCATTTACAggattatatatgtatatgaccTTTGCTATTTTAGAGCCAATGGTGGATCTAAGCGAATTGCAGCAAGTAATAGGCATTGACATGAATGCTGAGAGATTTGTGGATTTCGACAACAATCTTCTCACGAGCGATGAAGATGGTTCCTTAACATCCAATAATAAAGAAGACGAAAGCTGTGACACTGACAAAGAAGTGAccttaatatgtgaagaaaataaaaaatcgtatagaGAAATGTTGATCTCATCAAAAGAATTAGAAGATTGCAGTCTCACCAAAGGTAACACTGATTTGTATAACAGCTTACAtggggccattggcaacgtagaaaattgtattctacaggaaaaaagggaagacagacaaaaatgactgattacttcaaataaacaatttaaaaataatgcgatgctgttcttttattatttcaatataatttcgtCTACAagtagaatttgagtcaaaccaaaCTTTTAGGCAACGCATGCAATAGACGTGATATGACTTTTGCGGTCTTTTTTGAAATGTCAGACCCTGAGTTACGCAGAATACTGTCTTAcacggaaaaaagtgaagggcccgagagattccgcttaagacaggtttcactgtacatgTATAGAAAAGGAAAGCTATGCTTGAAGATAAGAATGCACACTAAATACATGGGTatccaaaataaataattgaaaatgcacAACACCTTATTGAGTTTCTCATTTTCCCCTTTCAGTTTATGACTCTTCACCATTTCCACCTGCTTCAAGTAAAAATTCAAGTCCACATCCTCATGGCCCAACAAAAAATCCAAGAGCATGGCCAATTTCTCTTTAACTTTCTTTAATTGCTCTGAATCATTTATTCTCATGAATTGTTTACTATGTGATAATGCCAACAATCCATACACCAACACTTCATTCTTATTATCAAATTCTGGAACTAAAGGAGCATAAATTGATCAAATTTCTTTCAAGCAACATTcaagaaaccaaaatttttagTTGTTATGGAGAGTATATTGTCAAAGATAATACGAGGATTGTTCAATCAGTCTCTAAAAAAGTTGAAAGAGACGTAATATTGGgaccattttttttatatttttcaaatttttcttccctttagctctataaattttaattagcaCTAAGGCATTCAAAAAGCAGAATTTTGGGATCTCTTCAAAACAAGCATTAGTTTGGGCAATAACCTTCTCCTTAGACGTAAACCATTGTCCACCAATCTATATCTTCAAGTTGGGAAATAAGGAGGAGTCTCTTGGGCCCAAATCTCGTGAGTACGGTGAATTTTGTAACTATTGGAACTTTCATTCCGTAGTTTTGGCCACGGCAAGTTGCACCAGTGTGCAACCATGCATTGTCTTGCTGAAGGAAGAACTTTTTCTGTTTCAAATGAAGATGCTTTTCCTGATTTCAACCATGTACCGGCTCATATATTTGGGCTTGCAAGAAAATTGTCTATAAAATGAGACTTAGGAGATTgctgaataaatttcattcatgttcCCTATTTGGCTTAAAAATGAACGTCAAAAAATTGCAACCTCAGTATGAAAATAAACTTTCTGCAGAATGTTATTAAGTGACTTAATCAAGATGTGGTTTTCCCAAATTAAGCCTGAGAATGCAATGTAATTGTATTCTTAATATGTAAGATAGTAATATAAGTTCTGATAGGTACCTACCATAGAAAAACACtgctagaaaatgaaattattcaaaccAAAATGAACTACCTCGCAGATAAAATACTGTTTTGTCATTACTATACAAGTTTAGTCATTGGGCAATTACTACCTCTACTATCCAGCAGTTGTGTTATCTGCATCAACAATATGAAAGACAGAATTTTTTTGGAGTCCAGTCCTTATCATCAAAGATAATAATCAGGTGTCTATGTTCATGTACCATGAAAAAATGAGTGGTTAAATAAAGAATACAAATAGGGTCCATCTTAAGTAGACTTATCAGAGATGATGAAACTACTGAAATTAATTGATCTAAGGAAGTACATTTCTTCACTCAAGGTGTTTTAGTCAgtggtatcatttaaataaaataatttcaatcatgcagttgcaaaaaaaattacttacaaggCTTAATATTCATGTGAATATTGATGAAGTTTATCTTCTTAGAAAACAAGTACCGTATATAATTTAAAGTTTCCTTTTCTGTGCTTCCGCCATGctctaattcttctacatcacCCAATATTAACAGACTTAATAGCTCTGGTGGAAGAGTGATTTTTGGGTAGTCACAATGCAGTTGTCTAAGTAGCTTTTTAAAAAATGCCTCTCTGACTTGAAGTACTTCATCCTGTcaattgaaaataagaatttaatttttcagacactaaatcttgaaaataaaaaaaatttaatttttttccatattactaTCCAAAATTGGATGCATTGGATTTTGAATATTCTGGCGAGCttttttttcacaaagttaaatAATTTACAATTCTAAGCTATAGTTGGAATtcataacaatatttatttaaattagggatggacagaaccaggattttttttggatctAGTTACTAATCGGATCCTTTATTTCAGGAATGCTATTTTGATTGtcatacacatttaaatattttcaaatttttctcacacatgtttcccccaaattttgtcactttctcatcgcatactgcagggttcccactctatctgaataatgaaattcacggctttttccaggttttcacggtctcaatttcgctaaattcaaggtccgttaataagccaacaataagaaaatcactagccgtatatcaacagaactttcgtttaaaattttggatccagattcgatgtcttccgcgactttggatctgaTACATCCCATGAAGGGCAAtgtccgcagatatttggatctgatCCAACTATCCCTAATTTAAACACTTCCTGTTAAATTACATGCAAGATGTCTTTAAAAAGTCTAAATCAAAGAGCAcaagttttacatgtaaaacttgCAACAACTGAGTAAACTGATTTGGAATCTCATGGTTATGGTGTCAATTCTAACTGACCACTCTTGTGATCTGGTATATATGCTACCATTCTGACACTTAAAAACCAAttacatataatatatattaactaTGAATGTAAAAGCAAAACATTTTATAGAAAGGGAAGAGATTAATTAGCCATACAAGACTAGTTTCATTTGAATTGAAGGCACTACAAATAAAATCATCCGacctattttttcatgattttttatgttaacagaccattcataaaatagaaaaatcttcAGATCATAAAGGCATTTATTTACCAAAAAACTTACAGTCATTAGGTCAGAGAGCAGATAAAATTCCTGGCAAGTCAGCATATCCATCGTCCCTCCATTAAGAATAAGTAAGATAGCACACCCAACAGAGAGTCTCATCCAGGAAGCTTCCTCATTTCTGAAATATGATATGAATGATGGACTTATTTTCCACAAGAAAGGTAGTAGAGTAGGGTGGTCAGGCCATAGCCAGAGAAAAATATGGTTATGTGGAGACAGTTCTGTAGTAAGAGCATTTGAAAGgcatatacagtagactcttcTTAATACGAataactttattacgaagttctcgttattacgaagcaaatcgttggccCCGACGAAAAGGCATATGCTAGCTATTGTAAAAAAAACGTTattgcgaaattttcgtttttacgaaattacgaacctcagtcccggtcccggcggctgtaaaatgaactttattacgaagttccccgcataagcaacggcatttaggtgcaTATTCACTACGCTGAGTTATAATAATCGCGccgcgtttaagttcttctcgtgaactgtgcccaagagcgtcaattatgctCTTTCTTCAGTGTACACGCAACATCATGTAATACGTTTCACTCCTGTGGAGCCATGGTGACCCACTCGTAaccactcgtaaattggacgtacagtaaGTCCTCTTCCAACgcgcattcgatttacgaattgtAAGatatacgagcattcaaaatttttcaaatttcgaatttggcgcctttcgattagGCCGATGCTTCGCGGTTTGGCTTGGCGTTGAGGAACTCTCACTTCGGGCACAATCTGagcaaagtatcattgaatccggtgtgaatttaggaactgttcagcgtttcgcccgttcatCCGTAACCGCGAGTAGTGAtatttttcggctccggctgcgtcgcacgcccagctagatcagttcataaTATCGTGAGCTAGAGCACGATTGTGATtcagtgttgcattttgtaggatgaccgtatttctcatgatgcaat
It encodes the following:
- the LOC124163794 gene encoding uncharacterized protein LOC124163794, with the protein product MFRQSWNSAITDPEKEPMVDLSELQQVIGIDMNAERFVDFDNNLLTSDEDGSLTSNNKEDESCDTDKEVTLICEENKKSYREMLISSKELEDCSLTKGNTDLYNSLHGAIGNVENCILQEKREDRQK